The window TGTTTCTATATCATTTTCCGTATGAATATGCATTGTTTTCAATGCCTCATCTACACACTTTTTAACCAAACCATTCAGTTCTTCTGTTCTCTTCTTCAACATTTCCGTAATCTTGCCTTGCAAATCCTTTCCCTCTCCTGCCTTCATCTCACCTTTTTTTATCATCTCATCTATGGTCTGTTTTATTTTCTCTTCAGCTGTCTCCTGCATACCCAGGCCCAGAAGAAACATCTTGTTTAAAATATCCATTTACTCCTCCTTACAAATATTTTTCAACACTTTGTATAATATCTTCCACTACTTCCATTCTTTTTCCTCCTCCCTGAGCAAAATCTCTTCTACCGCCTCCGCTCCCGCCTAACGAAGAAGAAATCTTTTTTACAATATCGTTGGCATTAAATCTATGCGTAGCATCTTTACTAACACTAACTACACAACTTACTCTACCATCAGTTTTATTAAATAAAATAACCACACCGCTGGTTATCTTTGACCTTAAAACATCACTTAAATTTCTCAAATCACTGGGGTCATATCCTTCCAAAATTTCAGAAACTACATCAAAATCATCAATACGCTTAATGTTCTTCATCTCCACAGGCTTTTCCTCTTTTAGCCTCTTTGTTTTTTTCAACTTTTCTTGTAATTCCCTATTCTTTTCAACCAGTTCATCTAATGAGCTGCATTTCACCTGTTTTAACACTTCTTTCAATTTGTCTTCCTGTTCTCTTATATATTCGTATGCACTAAGACCGCATTTTGCCTCTATTCTTCTCACTCCTCGAGCCACAGCACTCTCACTTATTATCTTAAAAAATCCTATATCTCCAGTCCGCTCCACATGTGTACCACCACACAACTCCTTGCTTATATCTCCTATGGTAACTACCCTTACCCTATCTCCATATTTTTCCTCAAATATGGCAGTTGCACCTTCTTCCAGAGCTTTTTTATAACTCTTCCACTCTATACAAACAGGCATATTTTCTATAATGCACTCATTTACATATCTTTCTGCCGCTTTCACTTCTTCTCTGTAAAGACGAGAAAAGTGAGTAAAATCAAATCTCAACCTACTGGGCGTAACCAAAGAGCCTGCTTGATGAACATGTTTTCCCAAAACCTTTCTTAGCGCAGCTTGCAAAAGGTGGGTAGCGGTATGATGTCTCTGTATATCTTTTCTTCTATCTTCATCCACCACTAAGTTTATTACACTACCTGTTTTTAATCTTCCTTCCTCTATATTCACATGGTGGACGAAAACTCTTCCTTCAAAATAACGTTTTACATCTTTGATTTTCAGAGAAAGTTCTTCACCAAAACCCTTACCAGTATCCGAAACCTGGCCTCCTCCTTGCCCGTAGAATGGTGTTTTATCAAATGTTACATCACATTCTCCTTGTGCTTCCTCCACCAGAACACCATCCCTTGCTATACTCAAAACCTTACCTTTTGCCATTAGTTTCTCATCCCCTACAAATTCAGTTTCTCCTTTCTTTAACATATCTCCATAAAAAGCAGTTATCTTCTCTTCTCCCGAACCTGCCCACGCTCCCTTCGCTCTCTTTTTTTGATCTTCCATAAGTCTGTTAAATTCTACCAGGTCCACTTTCAAGCCCTTCTCACTTAAGGTATCAGTGGCAATATCCAGTGGAAAACCATAAGTATCATAGAGTTTAAATATCTCCTTCCCTGAAATTATCTTTCCTCTTGTTTTTTCCGCTATTTCATACAAAAGCCTCAATCCGTAATCCAATGTTTTAAAAAATTGTTCTTCTTCGTTTTTTAAAACATTTACAATAAATTTCTCCATCTGACTAATTTCACCATAGACATCCTTCATTGCTTCTATTACTACCGAAACAAGCCTGTATAAGAATGGTTCATTGGCCCCCAACCTATTCCCCTGCCGCATTGCCCTTCTTATAATTCTTCTCAAAACATATCCCCTGCCCTCTTTATCCGGTAAGATGCCATCTGCAATGAGAAAAACACAGGCACGCAGATGGTCAGCAATAATCCTAATGGATACATCTAAATCTTTATTTTTACCATATTGAACATGCAGCAGATCCACGATAGAGGCAATAATATCCACAAACAGGTCTGTATCAAAATTACTATATACATCTTCCATTACCGCCGTTATACGTTCTAATCCCATACCGGTATCAATGCTGGGCCTTGGCAAAGATACAAGCCTGCCGCCATCTCTTCTCTCAAACTGCATAAACACAAGATTCCACAACTCCAGGAGCTCATTTTTACCCCAATCTATATGAATCTCAGAACAGGGCCCGCAAGGACCAGTGTCTCCCATTGCCCAAAAATTATCTTTCTCATCCATTCGCCCGATACGGCTTTCCGAAACACCCTCCTGTTTGTGCCAGATATTAAATGCCTCATCATCATCTTCAAATATGGTTATATACAACTTTTCCCCAGGAAGATTTAATACATTTGTAAAGAAATCCCAGGCGTAATGAATAGCTTCCTTTTTAAAATAATCACCAAAAGAGAAATTGCCCAACATTTCAAAAAATGTATGATGTCGGGGCGTATGTCCCACATTTTCCAGATCACTATGTTTGCCACCTGCTCGCATACATTTCTGACAGCTCGCAGCTCTTACATAGTTCCTTTTCTCTAAACCCAAAAAAACATTTTTAAACTGCACCATGCCGGCATTGACAAAAAGCAGACTGGGATCGCTCTTCGGCACTAAAGAAGCACTGCCTACTATTGTATGCCCATTTCCT of the Deltaproteobacteria bacterium genome contains:
- a CDS encoding phasin family protein, producing the protein MDILNKMFLLGLGMQETAEEKIKQTIDEMIKKGEMKAGEGKDLQGKITEMLKKRTEELNGLVKKCVDEALKTMHIHTENDIETLKKEVEDLKKEVEELKKHGL
- the alaS gene encoding alanine--tRNA ligase — translated: MKSYEIRRAFLDYFKGNGHTIVGSASLVPKSDPSLLFVNAGMVQFKNVFLGLEKRNYVRAASCQKCMRAGGKHSDLENVGHTPRHHTFFEMLGNFSFGDYFKKEAIHYAWDFFTNVLNLPGEKLYITIFEDDDEAFNIWHKQEGVSESRIGRMDEKDNFWAMGDTGPCGPCSEIHIDWGKNELLELWNLVFMQFERRDGGRLVSLPRPSIDTGMGLERITAVMEDVYSNFDTDLFVDIIASIVDLLHVQYGKNKDLDVSIRIIADHLRACVFLIADGILPDKEGRGYVLRRIIRRAMRQGNRLGANEPFLYRLVSVVIEAMKDVYGEISQMEKFIVNVLKNEEEQFFKTLDYGLRLLYEIAEKTRGKIISGKEIFKLYDTYGFPLDIATDTLSEKGLKVDLVEFNRLMEDQKKRAKGAWAGSGEEKITAFYGDMLKKGETEFVGDEKLMAKGKVLSIARDGVLVEEAQGECDVTFDKTPFYGQGGGQVSDTGKGFGEELSLKIKDVKRYFEGRVFVHHVNIEEGRLKTGSVINLVVDEDRRKDIQRHHTATHLLQAALRKVLGKHVHQAGSLVTPSRLRFDFTHFSRLYREEVKAAERYVNECIIENMPVCIEWKSYKKALEEGATAIFEEKYGDRVRVVTIGDISKELCGGTHVERTGDIGFFKIISESAVARGVRRIEAKCGLSAYEYIREQEDKLKEVLKQVKCSSLDELVEKNRELQEKLKKTKRLKEEKPVEMKNIKRIDDFDVVSEILEGYDPSDLRNLSDVLRSKITSGVVILFNKTDGRVSCVVSVSKDATHRFNANDIVKKISSSLGGSGGGRRDFAQGGGKRMEVVEDIIQSVEKYL